Proteins from a single region of Syntrophorhabdaceae bacterium:
- a CDS encoding EcoRII N-terminal effector-binding domain-containing protein codes for MKTQVVEKVLSANDTGETGGHQSGILVPKDPIILGFFPSLNTSVKNPRAVLKVLDQAGRQWSFNFIYYNNRFFGGTRNEFRLTGMTDFFREFNLKAGDVVILRQLYPGHVVNIDYRRASSNKRVLRLTGTWKVIEGDF; via the coding sequence ATGAAAACACAAGTTGTTGAGAAGGTGTTAAGTGCCAATGACACTGGGGAGACAGGAGGACATCAGTCCGGGATTCTTGTTCCCAAGGACCCGATCATCTTGGGATTCTTCCCGTCCTTGAATACATCGGTGAAAAATCCGAGGGCGGTGCTCAAGGTGCTCGATCAAGCCGGTCGCCAATGGTCCTTCAATTTCATCTACTACAATAACCGGTTTTTTGGAGGAACGAGGAACGAATTCAGGCTGACGGGCATGACCGATTTCTTCCGTGAGTTTAATCTGAAGGCCGGAGATGTGGTTATTCTGCGCCAATTGTATCCGGGGCATGTCGTCAATATCGATTATCGGCGAGCGAGCTCAAACAAAAGGGTCCTGAGGCTCACAGGAACATGGAAGGTCATCGAGGGCGATTTCTAA